In Serratia sp. FDAARGOS_506, a genomic segment contains:
- the ftsE gene encoding cell division ATP-binding protein FtsE, with translation MIRFEQVSKAYLGGRQALQGVDFHLRPAEMAFLTGHSGAGKSTLLKLICGIERPSAGHIWFGGHDISRLKNREVPFLRRQIGMIFQDHHLLLDRTVYDNVAMPLIIAGASTEDIRRRVSAALDKVGLLDKAKNFPIQLSGGEQQRVGIARAVVNKPAVLLADEPTGNLDDALSEGILRLFEEFNRVGVTVLMATHDTGLIARRNYRILTLSQGRMQGGAYHGQ, from the coding sequence ATGATTCGCTTTGAACAGGTCAGTAAAGCTTATCTGGGCGGACGGCAAGCGCTGCAGGGGGTCGATTTCCATCTGCGCCCGGCGGAAATGGCGTTTCTGACCGGCCATTCCGGCGCGGGGAAAAGTACCCTGCTGAAACTGATTTGTGGTATCGAACGGCCCAGCGCCGGCCACATCTGGTTTGGCGGCCACGACATCAGTCGTTTGAAAAACCGCGAGGTGCCGTTCCTGCGTCGGCAGATCGGCATGATCTTCCAGGATCACCACCTGCTGTTGGATCGCACGGTGTATGACAACGTGGCGATGCCGCTGATCATCGCCGGCGCCAGCACCGAAGACATCCGCCGCCGCGTCTCCGCCGCGTTGGACAAGGTCGGTTTGCTGGATAAAGCGAAGAACTTCCCGATTCAGCTGTCCGGCGGTGAGCAGCAGCGCGTGGGCATTGCCCGTGCGGTGGTGAACAAGCCGGCGGTATTACTGGCGGATGAACCGACCGGTAACCTGGATGACGCGCTGTCGGAAGGCATTCTGCGCCTGTTTGAAGAATTCAACCGCGTCGGCGTCACCGTCCTGATGGCGACGCACGACACCGGGCTTATCGCCCGCCGCAATTACCGCATCCTGACGTTGAGTCAGGGCCGCATGCAGGGAGGCGCTTACCATGGCCAATAA
- the ftsX gene encoding permease-like cell division protein FtsX yields the protein MANNAKTAKSKALRGGWREQWRYAWMNAIKDMLRQPLATLLTVMVIAISLTLPSVCYIVWKNVSTAASQWYPTPQLTVYLDKSLDDDAALKVLDAIKAEAGVEKVNYLSREEARGEFRNWSGFGGALDMLEENPLPAVAIVTPKMSFQSSDTLNTLRDRVAAVQGVEEVRMDDSWFARLAALTGLAGQIAAIIGVLMIVAVFLVIGNSVRLSIFSRRDTINVMKLIGATDGFILRPFLNGGAMLGFAGALLSLVLSGALVWQLESVVAGVAKVFGTTFTLHGLGWDEALLLLIISAMIGWIAAWLATVQHLRRFTPQ from the coding sequence ATGGCCAATAACGCAAAAACCGCCAAGAGCAAGGCGCTGCGCGGCGGCTGGCGCGAACAGTGGCGTTACGCCTGGATGAACGCCATCAAAGACATGCTGCGTCAGCCGTTGGCGACGTTGCTGACGGTGATGGTGATCGCCATCTCCCTGACGCTGCCGAGCGTGTGCTACATCGTGTGGAAAAACGTCAGCACCGCGGCCAGCCAGTGGTACCCGACGCCGCAGCTGACGGTCTACCTGGATAAATCGCTCGATGACGACGCGGCGCTGAAAGTGCTCGACGCCATCAAGGCGGAAGCCGGCGTGGAGAAGGTGAACTACCTGTCGCGTGAAGAAGCGCGCGGCGAGTTCCGCAACTGGTCGGGCTTTGGCGGCGCGCTGGACATGCTGGAAGAGAACCCGCTGCCGGCGGTGGCGATCGTCACGCCGAAGATGAGCTTCCAGAGTTCGGACACCCTCAACACTCTGCGCGATCGCGTGGCGGCGGTGCAGGGCGTGGAAGAAGTGCGTATGGATGACAGCTGGTTTGCCCGCCTGGCGGCGCTCACCGGGCTGGCGGGCCAGATCGCGGCGATCATCGGCGTGCTGATGATCGTGGCGGTGTTCCTGGTGATCGGCAACAGCGTGCGTCTGAGCATCTTCAGCCGTCGCGACACCATCAACGTGATGAAGCTGATCGGCGCCACCGACGGCTTTATCCTGCGGCCGTTCCTCAACGGCGGGGCGATGTTGGGCTTTGCCGGCGCGCTGCTGTCGCTGGTGCTCTCCGGCGCCCTGGTGTGGCAGTTGGAGTCGGTCGTCGCCGGGGTAGCCAAGGTGTTCGGCACCACTTTCACCTTGCACGGGCTAGGCTGGGACGAGGCGCTGCTGCTGCTGATTATCTCCGCGATGATCGGCTGGATCGCCGCCTGGCTGGCGACAGTGCAACATTTACGCCGATTTACACCACAGTAA
- the rpoH gene encoding RNA polymerase sigma factor RpoH — MTKEMQTLALVPQGSLEAYIRAANAYPMLTAEEERELAERLHYQGDLDAAKQLILSHLRFVAHIARNYSGYGLPQADLIQEGNIGLMKAVRRFNPEVGVRLVSFAVHWIKAEIHEYVLRNWRIVKVATTKAQRKLFFNLRKTKQRLGWFNQDEVELVARELGVTSKDVREMESRMAAQDMTFDPTPDDEARDGQSMAPVLYLQDKSSDFAEGIEEDNWESNAADKLAYALEGLDERSQHIIRARWLDDDNKSTLQELADQYGVSAERVRQLEKNAMKKLKMAIEA, encoded by the coding sequence ATGACCAAAGAAATGCAAACTTTAGCCTTAGTACCCCAAGGTAGCTTGGAAGCCTATATCCGGGCAGCCAACGCCTATCCGATGCTGACGGCAGAGGAAGAGCGGGAGCTGGCTGAACGGCTGCATTATCAGGGCGATCTGGATGCCGCTAAGCAGCTCATCCTGTCTCACCTGCGCTTTGTCGCTCATATTGCCCGCAACTATTCAGGCTACGGTCTGCCGCAGGCGGACCTGATTCAGGAAGGTAATATCGGCCTGATGAAAGCCGTTCGCCGCTTCAACCCTGAAGTCGGCGTGCGTCTGGTTTCCTTTGCGGTGCATTGGATTAAGGCGGAAATCCACGAGTACGTATTGCGCAACTGGCGCATCGTGAAAGTGGCGACCACCAAAGCGCAGCGCAAGCTGTTCTTTAACCTGCGCAAAACCAAACAGCGTTTGGGCTGGTTCAACCAGGACGAAGTGGAACTGGTGGCCCGCGAGCTGGGCGTAACCAGCAAAGACGTGCGCGAGATGGAGTCTCGCATGGCGGCGCAGGACATGACTTTCGATCCGACTCCGGACGACGAGGCCCGTGATGGCCAGTCGATGGCGCCGGTGCTGTACCTGCAGGACAAGAGTTCCGACTTCGCCGAAGGCATCGAGGAAGATAACTGGGAAAGCAACGCCGCAGACAAACTGGCCTATGCGCTGGAAGGTCTGGATGAGCGCAGCCAGCATATCATCCGCGCCCGTTGGCTGGACGACGACAACAAGTCGACGTTGCAGGAGTTGGCCGATCAGTACGGCGTTTCCGCCGAGCGCGTGCGCCAACTGGAAAAGAACGCCATGAAGAAACTGAAAATGGCGATCGAAGCCTGA
- a CDS encoding DUF3142 domain-containing protein: MKRRLAALALIALGLAAAFLGHQQALRLTSGWDQQVYVWQRVWTPQHADALAHSRDLFDELRVLALQVHPREGWREIPADLSLLRQDGRPLWLVARLDGQLPQLDQAAIIQRLLALTQRWQAAGLSVTGVEIDHDAATARLPDYQRFLQRLRQRLPAALQLGITALPAWIGSPALPGVLQQADSSVLQVHAVLSPQQGLFDGPLALRWVRQYATVTPKPFRIALPAYGMALLGFDAQGAQVESESSLRVAGNGRELTVAPQQIADFLQTLAQQTPPRLRGIIWFRLPLADDRRAWSLATLRAVIERRPLNVDWQVKFRPQPQQNGLYDLIIQNNGPVDAPLPQEVIIRADDCLAADAVGNYRLESAPQRQRFIRISSDQLRAGQSRPLGWLRCQQLTPGGALVTP; encoded by the coding sequence ATGAAACGCCGGCTGGCGGCGCTGGCCTTGATTGCGCTGGGGCTGGCGGCCGCGTTCCTCGGGCACCAGCAGGCGCTGCGCCTGACCTCAGGCTGGGATCAGCAGGTTTATGTCTGGCAGCGGGTTTGGACACCGCAGCACGCTGATGCGCTGGCGCACAGCCGCGATCTGTTCGACGAGCTGCGGGTGCTGGCGCTGCAGGTGCATCCGCGCGAAGGCTGGCGGGAAATCCCGGCCGATCTCAGCCTGCTGAGACAGGACGGCCGCCCGCTCTGGCTGGTAGCGCGCCTTGACGGCCAGCTGCCGCAGCTGGACCAGGCGGCCATTATCCAGCGTCTGCTGGCGCTCACTCAGCGTTGGCAAGCGGCCGGGTTGTCCGTCACCGGCGTCGAGATCGATCATGACGCCGCCACCGCCCGCCTGCCGGACTACCAACGCTTTCTGCAACGGCTGCGCCAACGGTTGCCCGCTGCTTTGCAACTCGGCATTACCGCCCTGCCGGCCTGGATAGGCTCGCCCGCCCTGCCCGGCGTACTGCAACAGGCCGATAGTTCCGTCCTGCAGGTGCATGCGGTGCTCTCGCCGCAGCAGGGGCTGTTTGACGGCCCCTTAGCGCTGCGCTGGGTGCGGCAGTACGCCACCGTTACACCGAAGCCGTTTCGCATCGCGCTGCCGGCCTATGGTATGGCGCTGCTGGGTTTTGATGCGCAGGGCGCGCAGGTGGAGAGCGAATCCTCGCTGCGCGTGGCGGGCAACGGCCGCGAACTGACGGTCGCGCCGCAGCAGATCGCCGATTTTCTGCAAACGCTGGCGCAGCAAACGCCGCCCCGGCTACGCGGCATTATCTGGTTCCGCTTGCCGCTGGCGGACGATCGGCGCGCCTGGTCGCTCGCCACGCTGCGAGCGGTGATCGAACGGCGGCCGCTGAACGTCGACTGGCAGGTAAAATTTAGGCCTCAACCACAGCAAAACGGGTTGTATGATCTGATAATTCAGAACAACGGGCCGGTGGACGCCCCGCTGCCGCAAGAGGTGATCATCCGTGCCGACGACTGCCTGGCAGCGGACGCGGTCGGCAACTACCGGCTGGAATCCGCCCCACAACGGCAACGCTTTATTCGCATCAGCAGCGACCAGCTGCGCGCCGGGCAATCCCGGCCGCTGGGCTGGCTGCGCTGCCAACAACTGACGCCAGGAGGCGCCCTTGTCACACCTTGA
- the panM gene encoding aspartate 1-decarboxylase autocleavage activator PanM, giving the protein MKLTIERLTALSPQDLIDLGKIWPHQQPEQWQSWLSDGKALFAARFNERLLGAVKIALQDDRAELQDLLVREVTRRRGVGLYLVQDAQRQLPQVARWQLSTAGLAPRERGEVDNFMRACGFAPQGDLWQK; this is encoded by the coding sequence ATGAAACTGACCATTGAGCGCCTGACTGCGCTGTCCCCGCAAGACCTTATCGACCTAGGCAAAATTTGGCCGCACCAGCAGCCTGAGCAGTGGCAGAGCTGGCTGAGCGACGGTAAGGCGCTGTTCGCCGCCCGTTTCAACGAGCGCCTACTGGGCGCAGTGAAAATTGCGCTGCAGGACGACCGTGCCGAACTGCAGGACCTGCTGGTGCGCGAAGTGACGCGCCGCCGCGGCGTCGGCCTCTATCTGGTGCAGGATGCGCAGCGTCAGCTGCCGCAGGTCGCCCGCTGGCAGCTGTCGACCGCCGGCCTGGCGCCGCGCGAACGTGGGGAAGTCGATAACTTCATGCGTGCCTGCGGCTTCGCACCGCAGGGCGATCTCTGGCAGAAATGA